In Helicoverpa armigera isolate CAAS_96S chromosome 17, ASM3070526v1, whole genome shotgun sequence, the sequence CTGGGTGCTGATGCTCGTAGCTTAGGCAGCAATAGAAACGTAAGCAAGAATGCTCCGAGGTAATTCACTTGCATTGTGAGGTTCAAATCATCTGCTGTCAGTTTATCAGGTAAAGCAACGGCTCCTGCATTGTTTATTAACACATTTACTTTATCTTCCGTATTGATTTCGTTTGCTAAATTCCTCACTGAACTTAGTGATCCTAGATCGACAGTTTTGTAAGAAACGTTAGGATTGCCTGTTTCTGATATTATTTGTTTCGTAGCTTCTTCGAGTTTAGCTGCGTTTCTACTTGCGATGATAACTCTAGCTCCATGATTAGCCAGATTCTTTGCAGCTTCGTAACCCATACCAGAACTGCCACCGGTCACTACAGCCACTTTGCCGTTCAGTTTCACGCTAGTGTAACACGACATTGTCAGGACTAAGCGCACTGAAGTCGGTCTACAAACTAAAGCATCAgaggaaaaatatattccttGCAGACGTCAGACAAcacgttttatattatttttaattcaaggCAAGAAGGGTCCTGAGTACCAATGAGATCTCGTTTGATTTCCGCGTCGACAGCTATAAAAAACTAACCAAACAAAATGATTTGATTCGTACAAAAACCCAGGTAATCACATATGAAATTTACGTAATGACTCATACATTATATAGCATCTGCAGGATATGTTGCATCCTTCTAAgccttgttttataaaaaagttttcctACTTCCGAGAATTGGATCAATTTCAATCTCCTTAAGCTATACTGActtatattatgaagctgaattGTTTGTGCAAGATAATCTCAGGACTACTGgccaaataaaactactttcagTTCTAGACAATCCATTTATGATGTAAGGctataagcaattttttttaattttttcatacGAGTTCCATTGGTTCTTCTCTTCGAGTGAAAGAAAGCGATATAGTTATATTTAGTGCAGTATAATGCTCATTATTGAGAGCAGTTTTACAATCTATAAGAAAAAAACGGTTGCATTTATTACGAGTGTCGGTTTATTTGCCTGCATTTTAATGTCTTTTTATGAAGATTCTTGTACGAGTAAAATGTCACTGGTcgattaatgattttattgacccatattatataattttttttttctatttattaaacGAGTTCTTCGCTATGTGAGTCTACATATAAGTGGTGGAGTTAAACTGGATTTCGAAATCATACGTTTTTATTAGGATTTAAGCCTAGTTCCTTTGATCTCAGTTTGCAATACctgatgaaaattaattattggcCTATGTTCCTCAAAATcagattttcatgttttttgtttaGACATACCACCTGGTTATACCTATATAGAATTGCTAAAATTATTCCTagtatcaaaatattacatCTCTTTATTATCATTGATGATCCAAAAATACCCtttgtacttaaataattatgattgtttaaataagttattatatCGACCTTAAATGAATTGGTTCCGTAGCGAACTGTAGGTATTACTCATGgacctacatatattttgtaacCCTTGAAACAAAGTTTGGTGAAACAAAGTTTGGTTGTTATACGTAACATTATTGAATTCACAAAAGTTGCTATTTCCTGATCTTCAATAATAATTGTCCTGATGACGACATATATGTAGATTCACGATATACAGACAAGGAATGAGCGTAAAGATGATAAAGATTTCGAGATCGGATTGTTAAGTCAAAGAAAGTAGatacatatttacctataaGACTACAAGTTGAATTGGTTCTCACTGAAAATTCACACACACATTTGTGCTAGAGAGGGTGTTGCTTTTATCCTCTAGGTTGCCAACATTGAAAGGTTTTCTGTAGAGATTAATACGGACCCCTAAAACCAACAAGCGACTAATAACTCGGACTGATGTCTAAATTACCAGAACATAGTTCTACATCCAACCTCAATTTGggaaaaaataacattagttTTAATGATATAAATGGAAGTTAACCAGCCTGgtatattgaatatttaaagcggttatattatatttttttaataagaaagaaATGAACCGAATCTTTCTAATTGTGTACATTATATCAATGCTTGTTTTTGGTTATTGGGCAGCTGTAAGTGTTAATATTTCCTGTATTGTGACGTATTGAACATAAATGTGTGGGGAAAACGGGGAAGACATTGAACAGAAAAGAAAAGGATGTATGGCTTAAAGGGTGCCATGATTGATAAAGGAAAGAATATTTTAGAATGTTGACGGAAGAATAAATATGGTTTAAAAACAGGGCCATCACCTACCCGgatagttttaatataattttgtccCCAGGAATCTTTCCGGCAAGAACGAGCGAAGATGAAGTACTCCAACCCGAAGTACATAAGGGACGTGACCGTGTTCACAGGAAGGAAGAGTCGCAACGACCCTTACCTGACCAACATGACTGGCACCATACTTAAGCCGTATGGAAATAATGTCACTGTAAGTGGCTTGAAGGAACTCGTGGATAAGTATCAGCCAAGGGTAGATAAGTCGAGAAGCGAAGCATCGCTAAATACGATCCATGGATAGGTAACCATGCATGTTGCGGAAGGCCGTTAAATTTTGCAGTCATTACGAGCAGTGAGAAGAATCAACGTCTGGCAACCAGTGTTATCATTTGGTATCGGGTTGTACTGGTAACTTCTTTTAAGAAAGGGGAACTCCCTAAATGGGACACACTTTTATTAGAGTGAAAACTGAcactaacatagttgggaaaaggccaagCAGATGATGAAGTGATTAAGTGTTGTGAAATAAGAGTGTACCTAATTTAGCAATGGGCTTGCTTACTATGTTTCTCTTTAACTCCTGATCTTTGAATCAAGATGTTTGAATAGAAACGCCCATCTAGAGTATTTTATTCCAGGTAGCTGTAGTCCTGACCCTGAAGTCTGGCGGCGACTTCAAGTTTGCAAACAAAGTGTGTGACAGCTTCAAGAATAAATGGATGAATGAGTTCATGAGCTCTTTCACCAACTTGACCTTCAATAAATGTCCTTTGCCCGTTGTGAGTACTAGTATTAGTAGCCTCACTTAGTATATGCGATAGTGATTAGTTCGTTGGTATATTTTGCTGGTATTTAACGAGAACTGTATCCGCAAAATTTTAGTCCACCAAATATTCTTTTCGTCTATCAAGTACCAATGATTTCTCCTTTCTCCTCAGGCACGTTACACGTACATCAACATGGAACTTCCTCCGAAGAACATCCCGGTGCCCATAGCTGACGGTGACCACCTCATCAGGTTCCAACTGTATATCACGTCTAACAAGGAGCCGATCCTGGAGATTGAGACCTTGCTGCACTTCGACCATAATGCTAGGAAAACTAAAGCTAAAAAAGGcaagaaaaattaaatgtattctTGAAGAGAcgagttgttttattttttgaaaatgctGAAAGAGTCTGCGAATCGGCTTTGGAAAAGTTCACTTACACTCacttacttcttcttctttcgtgtcgatgacatatcttacactttgtcagcccaatatgccgccacagcgagagcacggccggatgcgctcatgagatcctgccgcgagcaagtttcaggcaCTCACTTACTTTAGGCAAATGACCTAAATGACCTTTTTTGCATgcaatttatgaataaaatgtttgaaaaaaagtgGTTCCATGCACTAGTGATTATGTAACCGGTTGAAATGacaataatttgaatatttactaTTCCAATCATAGCAAGTCTgccatatttatttgtataaatatgacCTAAAGTCATGCCAAATATCGTAATAAAAGTTTCCATTGAGTTCTATACGGAGGTATATGTTTGATTTCAAAAGTTGATTCTGAAACTTACACCTACATAAAGCTGAAACGTTtgcttaaacgcgctaatctctggAAGTACTGGAGCGACTTATTTCTGATGAAGGCTAATAGTCTACGGAGAAGTTTCCATGGCACGCGGGTGAAAGCCAGTTGATAATAGTGTAGTCTGCCCCACGACCCTAAAACCAAAATATGACAATTAACTATCATGCACTGGACTGAAGAAACAGTTACCTAGGTAGTTAACCGTTTATTTTGTGCAACTATAATGTTATGTAggtttttttgttacaaaccTACGCGCACACTgtagattaaacagtcggccgactgttggccCGGGCGgtggttagaaaaaaaaacaatcaaagtcGACAAAtgcctgatcgttgttacgtgtgtaggtaagtacttcCATTCATTGTCATACCAATCTACTGATtgatgagcccaaacaaactatgctatcgggcgactaaaagtttgtaggtacctatcgtGCGAGAGCGACCATTTAAacgatacaatttatttaaattacatataaTCAACATAATACAAGCAATAAATGACAGGATGATATTTCAAACGAATTACAGACAAAGTTTTTAGGTagatttaaatttatttgttgGCTAACATGACGCGTTTGAGTAtcttcttgtttttattattaactgcCAGTTTTGCTGTAagcatctatttttttttatgttattaaacttAACACAAAATATCGGATAAATAAGTGTTACGGAAACAAGTGCTTGTGAATggttaacaaataaacaataataaatcattattattttgtccaTTTTTAACCTCCGATGCAAAAAGAGGAATGTTCGATAAGTTTGACCGCTATGTCTGCCTGTGTCTTTGGCATTGTAGCATCAGTGTCAAcagatttttttcatcaaaatcggatcattatgaaaaattatcTAGTTCTTAGCTTTAGTCTTCTAATCTCTTGTCATAAGATGGCAAGCCTATAGGGGTCAATTCGGGCTTTAATTGACCTTGTTTGGTCTCTGTAAGAGCCccgtatttttgttttacctgtttctcatatatttttaatataagattTTCCTATAGTGTCAGCTGCAGCAGGAGCGAGCGATGATACACATTTGCAACGCTAAATATGTGACGGATTGCAATGCCATGACCCGGCGAGCCAAACGCGGGGACATGTACAGAACTAACTTCACAGTTATCTCGAAATATTCTTGGGGTAATAATGTTACGGTAAGTACGATTagaaattaaagtttatttactatgttattacaaataaactGGACACTACAACCTCCCTTAAATAACAATCTCGACTATAAAACGATTAACCTGGATTTTCCATTTTGTCAGTGTATATTTTTGTTGGCTGTACATTTTTGTCGCAAAGAAGAAAACTGAAAAAACTTAACTATTTCTGTCCTTAGCGTCAAGATAAAGGTGTAAGATTATTCTGTGCCCTCTGTCATATctgctttttttgttttggctAAACCCAAATATAATCTGGTTACATTTTGTCCTAAACGTGAGACTTAGCTTATTCGCCGAACTAATATGGAggatattttcagtttaaactGACGCTATATACCGAAGGAATGTCAATTCAAATAGCAAACTCAAGATTGTGTGAAATAAAGGAGGTCCCGTGGTTGTACCATTTCGTCACAAATTATTCGAATATGCGTGATACTTGTCCTTATCCTCCGGTAAGTTATTACCTTTCTTAACAGAATtcattacctacatatgtatttaacTGGAACGTATGTATCAGTAAGTAGAAATGTAGAATTTTCAAGTGTTaaattgcttaaaataatgacacaATCATTGTAACTAGATCTATAACTACCTaggtaggtacggtagactgcacatcagtggtaactgtcatgcatcttaactcaatagtaataagtacgattttcctataaaactgttaccactgacctgaagttgactgtacatacttATTCAAATCAtagacattataatattttttatctggttgAATGAAGAGGATGAAATCAGTTGAAATAGCTAAAATACAATTATTCGACCTGTCATTTTCATTGTCTTTTAGTTCTTGTACtactaaactaataaatattgcGTTCCAGGGCGTGCTTGGGCTGTATAATTTGGAATTTTCAGCGAAGAACATTCCTTCATCAATTCTGAGCTTAGGAAAAGGCAAGGTGCTCTGCAAGTTCCTGTACGAAGTCACTAAAACACAGGAGCCTCTTGTAGAATCATCTTTGCTGTTTCGTTGCTAGTAAACAGAATTAtacagattttttgttttattaaattccaaGTTCTTACTACTTACTGGAACCTTGGTATCTTCTATGgaagatgtaggtacctaatcagcAGAATTAAGAGAGTGCTGGCTTTTTTCGAATTCAAGTTTGTCGCGTTTCTGCGAAAACCATTGCGAAACCATTTTTGCATGCGTGTACCTATGCCTCGAAATGAATTGAGAACTTCTATTAAATTGGTggattataagtaggtacccaaATCAGAGttaggtatctacctactagttgcttattttagtttcaaaagaaaaggaataaaaaaacacggtcgaattgagaaccttctccttttttaagttagttataaacttaaccacttcactgtcctgcagacacaatagtcaaacaatcggtgtgtatcacatatgactcatgggacagggaagttattaaataaaagacatATCATTTAAactacaaagttatttattatgtcCATATCGTATAAGGTCGGCCGCTCGCTCCGCCATCGCTATGATCACAGAGTTCGGGAACAGCGACACGGGAGAGGGGAGTATACTCGAGTCTACTACTCGCAGTCTTGATACTGATTTTActctgaaaaaataaagaaaaaaactcaggataaaaacaaaagaagagaATGGTTATTAGATGTGACAAGTATTAATGTAATAAGTGCCAGAAAAATTGGGCCACTTCGATAGAAAACCTTTTTTTCAGCACAAACAAAAAGACGTAGGGATAAGGACAAACTTTTGGAAGAAATCGTCATACCTTTTTTTGCTATTAGTGACTAAACTTTTAAGAAATTAATGCCATGATTCAATTAATAATCGCAAATCAACGAATCAGTTATTAACTTCGTAAGTTCGTTGTAAAAGTGCCACGAGTATTGTTTGCTTACCGTAAATCATGGTCTACGACGGTCCCCCCCGTGCAGGTGCCTCCCGCATGGTGTCCTGTCACCGCTACCTCCCTGATGATGCACTCCAGGTACGCGTCAGGTGGACTTGGTGGAACCTTTGGCTTTGGAGCTTTGGTTTCTTTAGGCTGTGACTGCTTCTTGCCACTTTGATAAAAAAGTTACGGCTTAGGCACGGCTTTAAGTGGAGGTAAATAAGGGGAAGGGACTTGAAAATAGGTTTGTTCCGTTTTGTTATAAAGTCAAAGTTAGAGATTTGTTTGCATGTGTGGTTACATGAAAGTtgttacaaaattttaattagtcgAAGCCGTTGAAATAATTGAGTATATGAAAAATGCAGAT encodes:
- the LOC110381979 gene encoding uncharacterized protein LOC110381979; translated protein: MTRLSIFLFLLLTASFACQLQQERAMIHICNAKYVTDCNAMTRRAKRGDMYRTNFTVISKYSWGNNVTFKLTLYTEGMSIQIANSRLCEIKEVPWLYHFVTNYSNMRDTCPYPPGVLGLYNLEFSAKNIPSSILSLGKGKVLCKFLYEVTKTQEPLVESSLLFRC